Proteins encoded within one genomic window of Deinococcus roseus:
- a CDS encoding GTP-binding protein, producing the protein TFERTKPHVNVGTIGHVDHGKTTLTAAITYTAAAADPTIEKLAYDQIDKAPEEKARGITINTAHVEYNTPSRHYSHVDCPGHADYVKNMITGAAQMDGAILVVSAADGPMPQTREHILLARQVGVPYIVVFMNKCDMVDDAELQELVEMEIRELLGRYEFPGDDIPVIKGSAL; encoded by the coding sequence ACGTTTGAACGCACCAAGCCCCACGTGAACGTGGGAACCATTGGTCACGTGGACCACGGAAAAACCACCCTCACCGCCGCGATCACTTACACCGCAGCAGCTGCCGATCCCACCATCGAAAAGCTCGCCTACGACCAGATCGACAAGGCCCCCGAGGAAAAAGCCCGTGGCATCACCATCAACACCGCCCACGTCGAGTACAACACCCCCTCCCGCCACTACTCCCACGTGGACTGCCCCGGTCACGCTGACTACGTCAAAAACATGATCACCGGAGCAGCACAAATGGACGGCGCCATCCTCGTCGTCTCCGCCGCTGACGGCCCCATGCCCCAGACCCGCGAGCACATCCTCCTCGCCCGTCAGGTCGGCGTGCCCTACATTGTCGTCTTCATGAACAAATGCGACATGGTCGACGACGCTGAACTCCAGGAACTCGTCGAAATGGAAATCCGCGAGCTCCTCGGCCGCTACGAATTCCCCGGCGACGACATCCCCGTCATCAAAGGCAGCGCCCTGCA